In the Bacillus sp. FJAT-42376 genome, GAGGTGCGGGTCTCCACTTTTCCGCCTTCTACATTCAAATCTGCCGTTAACCGTTCACCGCCGCTGATTTTAGCGGCAAGCGCCTCGCCCTCTGCTTTTGTCAGAGCCACAGCAGGCACATATTGATCGTTCGCTGCTCCTAATGTGCCGCTCAGGGCACCAGTTGTATTATTGTAAATGATGACCGCGGCTGCCCCTTTTTCCGCAGCGTTCAGAACTTTCTCGGCAAAACTGATTTCACCGCGTTTAATCAAAGCAATTTTTCCTGATAGATCAGTATTTTGGAGCTCTTCCTTTTTTCCAAGACCCGCAAGAACGAGTTCTCCTGAAACCTTCCCGCCGACTGTGTATGTAAAGGAGCTAGGCTTAAAGCTTTCTGATCCCGCTGTCAGCTCAATCTTTGAAGGAGCCGTATAACCTTCAAATGTAAAAGGCTGAATCTCAGTTTTGTATCCATAAGACTCAAATTTTTTCTTCACATATTGAACAGCCTTCCACTCGGATTCCGTCCCGGCGACACGAGGTGTTCTGGAAAGCTCTGCAATCGTGCTGTAAATCTTCTCAGCATCAATCTTCTTGAGGATTTTTTTCTCCGTTACATTGAGCTCATAAGCCTGCTCAGCAGGTTTTGCCAAAACCGTTTGTGTACCCGCTGCACTGAATGCAAGCGCCGCAGCAAGCACCGAAGCAAGAATAGGTTTGTTCATCATAGACCCCCAGTAAGTGATAGATTTATAGTTTTATTTTATAGCGTTTCGGTTCCCGTAATAAGTGACCATATGACCGAACTGAAGTGGTCTGAATATTCTATTTTTTAGTGGAATTTGAATTAAATGGTAATTTAGGCGCGGTGTAAAGGTCCCTTTGGAGGAAAAACATGTCGGTGATTAAAGAGGGGGGAGGAGTGTCTCATTTCTAACAGAGAAATCTCTGCTAGATTTGTCCTCGATAAACGGTTTAATCAAAAAGAAGCAGAGCGCGTGTTCCGCTCTGCTTCTCCGTCTATATACTGACGGCTATGGAATAAAGAAGGTAAATAATAAGAACAACAGCCAGTGCAATTTTTGAGACATCCCGGATACGTTTATCAGGGAAGGCGAGATTCAGCAAATAGAAAAAGCCAACAGCCCAAATGCCGTTTTGGAAAAAAGTGAAGAAGATGTTTCGCAGCACGGTGAGAAATTCCAATTTCCACAGCTCCTTTCCGCTTTCTACTCTAAATGTATGGATGTTTTCATAAAACATTCCGGTGCCTGCAATCAATCCCGATATTCTCGCTGCTCTAATTCCTGCCGCCTCCTTAACCGACAAAATAAAAACAGGGAAACGCCTAGAATGCGTCTCCCTGTTTTAAGAATTAGTTTTCTCGGACACTATTTCTTATTCAATCGCCTGAAAAAACCTCGAAGGTGAGCTTCTTTTTCCGCGTCTTGTCTGGGGAGCTGATAGATAAAGCTCGAATTGAGCACGGGTCATGGCCACATAAAGAAGCCGGCGTTCTTCTTCAAAGGATGCAAAGTCTCCGTTTCGGGCGGATTCCAGTGAAAAGTCGTGGGGGATGCTTCCGTCTACAGCGCCAAGGACATAGACATACGGAAATTCAAGTCCTTTGGATCGGTGGATGGTCATGAGACGTACGCCGTTTGCCTGGTTGCGGCCGCTTTTTTTGATATCGGCGGACAGGGCGGTCATATGGTCTGCGTGGTCGATCAGTTCAGGGACCGTACTGAACTTTTTGGCCGCGACTTTTAGGTCTTGCAGATCGTCGGATCCCTTGTCCATTTTATTTCCTTCATTGCCCCGTTTTTTAATGGTGTCCGCAAGTCCCATTTTTTTCTCGATCAGATTTAGGGCATCCAGAGGAGCCATCGTGCGGATTCGTTTGAAATAAGGGAGAATGTCCCGGATTTTTTTCTGCTGGAAGGGCTTT is a window encoding:
- a CDS encoding M28 family peptidase, with amino-acid sequence MNKPILASVLAAALAFSAAGTQTVLAKPAEQAYELNVTEKKILKKIDAEKIYSTIAELSRTPRVAGTESEWKAVQYVKKKFESYGYKTEIQPFTFEGYTAPSKIELTAGSESFKPSSFTYTVGGKVSGELVLAGLGKKEELQNTDLSGKIALIKRGEISFAEKVLNAAEKGAAAVIIYNNTTGALSGTLGAANDQYVPAVALTKAEGEALAAKISGGERLTADLNVEGGKVETRTSHNVIAVKKPAVSKNKKSDVIVIGSHHDSVQGAPGANDDASGTAMTLEMARIYKNVPTDTELRFVTFGAEEVGLLGSYHYVENLTDDEISRTIANFNLDMVGSKDAGDLVMLTLDGKPNLVTELAQSKSEKLNGEPTPFGQGGRSDHVPFAEAGIPAALFIHEPTEPWYHTPQDTIDKISKDKLQDVAEIVSTSVYERARLDIKWPKIFNGPKVKAAPEMVQEQELN